A single region of the Malus sylvestris chromosome 8, drMalSylv7.2, whole genome shotgun sequence genome encodes:
- the LOC126632939 gene encoding probable disease resistance protein At4g27220 isoform X2, with translation MEPEASELPKGFVLEQPVCIGAPRNVYIEEQLITSSINNRAKGMEIVIQIVGKVAEYAVEPAIRQVGYLAHCKRNLESLQTKVSELSAARERLEREVVREEDKGDFQNWLKRVVEITEKANELWKPDTQAKMSCLRGVCPNPVLRYKLGRRSTKLEQAVVELYAKRDFAVIPQEVCMVSHKPYEAFDSRTSTVEKIMDELRIPNNDLILVYGNGGVGKTTLVEEVLKQAVNEKLFADAVMVRSVQKPDLEGIQKEIAKKLGMEVRDSDTMSERAPHLCHRVKDKKVLVILDNILESIDLQSVGLPCLPTCRILLTSRTRKLLSSERSLKDFELRVLNEEEAWRLFQTKAGDVVKNPDIRTVATDVAKKCGGLPLLVVTVASSLRNRSNLPVWKDALRSLKLFDNEDQKKAYSVLEWSYSQLDGRKLKPLFLICGILVNHFGKAYLTDLLKYTIGLGLFKNSDSVEHAQNALHSWIEELKDSCLLLDSEDNTSIAMHDLLRDVAISIASKGHRALLRAKGDDLKEWPNIKEFSEKCKMISLSCKNIPRLPEVLKCQQLELFLLRGKGDLLEIPANFFVETKKLKVMDLTKARISSLPPSLHLLQNLQTLCLDSCMLGDVALVGQLSQLEILSFVDSKFKELPEEIGKLTRLRLLDLSGCSELEVISPNVISRLTSLEDLRMKKSFNRWVPEGVTGERSNASLSELKDLPRLAALSIHVPDAGSIPTDLFTDKLKRYQILIGPGWEWNGVDETLNTLKLKLPTGYKLDHGLEMLLKRSCEDLYLDGLWGAHNVVHHSGSEDFQQLKHLHVQKNAQFTHIITEEVVLPKLTSLVVDGCDRLTFVLSSSMARNLVQLQKLEIIKCESMEEIVSTKEYGEEKTDGMFCKLQHLKLKYLPKLSRFCSVSCNVQFLSLESLELEGCKELKGFVFDPKLETEEVYFLFDDKVGFPKLEKLSIRELSIWTTVWHNKLDPDSFYKLRDVDVHRCGRLISIITPSIAGRLNALRSLSISGCDRLEVVFEIKETPDTSTTQLKMSGCENLDSVSINECEKLKYIFPCSVARGLQQLRVLRVKDCDGMEEIVSKEEGLEMMPKFVFPKATNIVFINLAQLKSFYPGIHASEWPLLERVEVRKCGKLDIFASKISSFQKHELGGLDTPIKHSLFLIDKDVSFPNLEKMTLDGDRVIRCGPSTSQFFRKLKSLTFKWGQKVSLFENNVNPDASFPHITVLKLYEMWKLMYLRNENFPGAGPVFPNLEVLRVVGCPELKHIGSWSSAIPFQNLTTLEVHGCRSLKYLATYTIAKTLKRLREMSVGDCKRMTEIGATTSDGDDAGNDGEISFCQLQSLELYRLPSLQDFFSGNCIVKFPSLKTVNIYKCPKLKINRSKWKSSPELQGVQLTEKPPKKPSQFVRELKILLHGFPC, from the exons GCATGGAGATTGTCATTCAAATTGTCGGAAAAGTTGCCGAGTATGCAGTTGAACCAGCTATACGCCAAGTGGGTTACCTAGCTCACTGCAAAAGAAACCTTGAGAGTCTACAGACTAAAGTGAGCGAATTAAGTGCCGCTAGAGAGCGGCTAGAGCGCGAGGTTGTCAGAGAAGAAGACAAAGGTGACTTCCAGAACTGGCTGAAAAGAGTGGTTGAGATCACCGAGAAGGCGAACGAATTATGGAAGCCTGATACGCAAGCAAAGATGAGCTGTCTCCGTGGGGTTTGTCCAAACCCGGTGCTCCGTTACAAGCTAGGCAGGAGATCAACAAAGTTGGAGCAGGCGGTTGTTGAGCTCTACGCAAAAAGAGATTTCGCTGTCATTCCACAAGAGGTATGCATGGTTTCTCACAAACCGTATGAGGCATTTGATTCGAGGACTTCAACTGTAGAGAAAATCATGGATGAACTGAGAATTCCTAATAACGACCTGATTTTGGTGTATGGTAATGGCGGCGTGGGGAAGACCACACTCGTTGAAGAAGTCCTTAAGCAAGCTGTAAATGAGAAGTTATTTGCTGATGCGGTTATGGTAAGAAGTGTGCAAAAGCCGGACCTTGAAGGAATTCAAAAAGAAATTGCCAAAAAGTTAGGTATGGAAGTTCGTGATAGCGATACTATGTCAGAAAGAGCACCTCATCTATGTCACAGGGTAAAAGACAAGAAAGTTCTTGtaattttagacaacattttgGAAAGCATTGACTTGCAGAGTGTTGGACTTCCTTGTCTGCCGACTTGTAGAATACTGTTGACATCCAGAACTCGAAAACTGCTATCCTCAGAGCGGTCGCTAAAAGACTTTGAGCTTCGAGTTTTAAACGAGGAAGAAGCTTGGCGTTTATTTCAGACGAAAGCAGGTGATGTTGTTAAAAATCCCGACATACGAACTGTGGCAACTGATGTAGCCAAAAAATGTGGAGGTTTGCCACTTTTGGTTGTCACAGTCGCAAGCTCTTTAAGAAATAGAAGTAATTTACCAGTATGGAAGGATGCCTTGAGAAGCCTAAAATTGTTTGACAACGAAGACCAAAAAAAAGCATACTCGGTTTTAGAGTGGAGTTACAGTCAATTGGATGGTCGAAAGCTTAAGCCACTATTCTTGATCTGTGGAATTTTGGTAAATCATTTTGGAAAAGCTTATCTGACAGACTTGTTGAAATATACAATTGGTTTGGGTTTGTTTAAGAACAGTGATTCAGTGGAGCATGCACAAAATGCGTTGCACTCGTGGATTGAAGAGCTTAAAGATTCTTGTCTGTTACTCGACTCCGAGGACAATACATCAATCGCAATGCATGATTTGTTACGTGATGTTGCCATCTCGATTGCATCGAAGGGCCACCGTGCCTTACTAAGAGCAAAAGGAGATGACTTGAAGGAATGGCCAAACATTAAGGAGTTTTCTGAAAAATGCAAAATGATCTCTTTGTCTTGCAAAAACATCCCTAGGCTTCCTGAAGTTTTGAAATGCCAACAACTGGAGTTGTTTCTTTTACGAGGTAAAGGTGACTTGCTTGAAATACCAGCTAACTTTTTTGTGGAGACGAAAAAGCTTAAAGTTATGGATTTAACCAAAGCGCGTATTTCGTCGCTGCCTCCATCTCTTCATCTCCTGCAAAATCTTCAGACGTTGTGTCTGGATAGTTGCATGTTGGGGGACGTAGCTCTAGTCGGACAGCTATCGCAACTAGAAATTCTCAGCTTTGTAGATTCCAAGTTTAAAGAGTTGCCTGAAGAAATAGGGAAATTGACTCGTCTTCGACTGCTGGATTTAAGCGGCTGCTCTGAACTCGAAGTGATTTCACCTAATGTTATATCACGTTTGACAAGTCTAGAAGACTTGAGAATGAAAAAGAGCTTCAACCGATGGGTGCCCGAAGGAGTAACCGGAGAAAGAAGTAATGCTAGCCTTTCAGAACTGAAGGACTTGCCTCGTTTAGCTGCATTAAGCATACATGTTCCAGATGCTGGCAGTATTCCGACGGACTTGTTCACTGACAAGTTAAAAAGATACCAAATATTAATCGGCCCTGGGTGGGAATGGAACGGTGTGGATGAAACCCTCAACACATTGAAGCTAAAGCTCCCTACTGGCTATAAATTGGACCATGGTCTAGAAATGTTGTTGAAGAGATCATGTGAAGATTTGTATTTGGATGGGTTGTGGGGAGCTCATAATGTTGTGCACCACTCAGGTAGTGAAGATTTTCAACAACTCAAGCATCTCCACGTCCAAAAAAATGCCCAATTTACACATATCATTACTGAAGAG GTTGTGTTGCCCAAATTAACAAGCTTGGTGGTGGATGGTTGTGATCGTTTAACTTTTGTGTTATCGTCTTCCATGGCTAGAAATCTTGTACAACTTCAAAAACTTGAGATAATCAAATGTGAATCAATGGAAGAGATAGTGTCAACAAAAGAATATGGTGAAGAAAAAACAGATGGCATGTTTTGTAAGCTACAGCATCTGAAGCTGAAATATCTTCCAAAACTCTCTAGATTCTGCTCAGTAAGCTGTAATGTCCAGTTTCTGTCTTTGGAGAGTTTGGAACTAGAGGGTTGTAAAGAACTGAAGGGATTTGTCTTTGATCCTAAACTTGAGACTGAAGAAGTATACTTTCTTTTTGACGACAAG GTAGGCTTTCCAAAGTTGGAGAAATTGTCCATCCGTGAGCTATCTATTTGGACTACAGTATGGCACAACAAACTTGATCCAGACTCTTTCTACAAACTTAGAGATGTTGACGTTCATCGCTGCGGTAGACTAATAAGCATCATTACACCTAGTATTGCAGGGAGATTGAATGCTTTAAGAAGTTTATCGATAAGTGGGTGCGATCGTTTAGAGGTGGTTTTTGAGATCAAAGAAACACCAGACACGTCTACGACTCAGTTGAAAATGTCTGGTTGTGAAAATCTAGATTCGGTATCGATAAATGAGTGTGAGAAATTGAAATATATTTTTCCATGCTCAGTGGCTAGAGGTCTTCAGCAACTACGGGTCCTGAGAGTGAAGGATTGTGATGGAATGGAGGAAATCGTTTCCAAGGAAGAGGGACTAGAAATGATGCCTAAGTTTGTGTTTCCAAAAGCAACAAATATTGTATTTATAAATCTAGCCCAACTTAAGAGCTTCTACCCAGGAATCCATGCCTCAGAATGGCCGCTACTCGAACGAGTGGAGGTGAGGAAATGTGGTAAATTGGATATTTTTGCCTCCAAAATTTCAAGTTTCCAGAAGCATGAGTTGGGCGGTCTTGACACTCCAATTAAACACTCTCTCTTCTTAATTGATAAG GATGTATCATTCCCCAACTTGGAAAAGATGACCTTAGACGGAGACAGAGTGATAAGGTGCGGTCCATCCACGTCACAGTTCTTTAGGAAACTAAAATCGTTGACGTTTAAGTGGGGCCAGAAAGTTTCTTTATTTGAGAATAATGTAAATCCAGATGCGTCCTTCCCACATATAACTGTTTTGAAGCTTTACGAAATGTGGAAGTTGATGTACCTACGCAACGAGAATTTCCCAGGGGCAGGCCCAGTTTTTCCAAACTTGGAAGTTCTACGAGTGGTGGGATGTCCAGAATTGAAGCATATAGGGTCATGGTCATCTGCTATTCCCTTCCAGAATTTAACAACTTTGGAAGTACATGGTTGTCGCAGCTTGAAATATTTGGCAACATATACGATAGCCAAAACTTTAAAGCGGCTAAGAGAAATGAGTGTTGGGGATTGTAAAAGAATGACAGAAATAGGGGCAACGACATCAGATGGAGATGATGCAGGAAATGATGGTGAGATTTCTTTTTGCCAGTTGCAAAGTTTGGAACTTTACCGTCTACCAAGTCTGCAAGATTTCTTCTCTGGAAATTGCATTGTCAAATTCCCATCCTTGAAAACTGTAAATATATACAAGTGCCCTAAGTTGAAGATCAACCGCTCTAAGTGGAAGAGTTCCCCAGAACTACAAGGAGTGCAGTTAACAGAGAAGCCACCAAAGAAGCCATCACAATTTGTAAGAGAATTAAAAATTTTGCTGCATGGATTCCCTTGTTAA
- the LOC126632941 gene encoding WD repeat-containing protein ATCSA-1-like gives MLSGASDASAAVFDVQRGTDNVGGGAITRHKCLLAMDKQHEHGHKYAVSSAVWYPVNTGLFVTGSYDHHINVWDTNTTQVVMDFKMSGKMYRTAMSPLATSHMLIAARTEDVQVHLCGIASGAFAHTLSGHRDGVMTVEWSTSSEWVLLIGGCDGAIRFWDIRRAGCFLVLDQSQSQLGRRPPILELFLAMFGSTVKSSSPSQSTSAKARAPQRKPTNGSGAKHSPIGKGPIKGSMKQILHPGMLSSQDRATTHYGAVTGLKVTEDGMYLLSAGSDSRLRLWDIESCCNTLVNFETVRMQTSKPIQLATSQNSELVFVPCMTAVKAFDMWSGKTSLKFRGHYEHVNCCSFSSQDQELYTGGNDRQILVWLPPRMVSNEDKGPFKDEDNWSD, from the exons ATGTTATCCGGCGCCTCCGATGCTTCCGCCGCCGTGTTCGATGTCCAGCGCGGGACCGATAACGTGGGCGGTGGAGCTATCACGAGGCATAAGTGCCTGCTTGCGATGGATAAGCAGCACGAGCACGGGCATAAGTACGCGGTGTCCTCCGCCGTGTGGTATCCCGTCAACACCGGACTGTTTGTGACGGGGTCGTACGATCATCACATCAATGTTTGGGACACGAATACGACTCAGGTAGTTATGGACTTCAAGATGTCGGGGAAGATGTACCGGACTGCAATGTCGCCGTTGGCAACTTCTCACATGCTCATTGCTGCCAGAACCGAAGATGTTCAAGTCCACCTCTGTGGTATTGCCTCTGGGGCTTTTGCTCACACCTTGTCTGGCCACCGCG ATGGTGTGATGACTGTGGAATGGTCTACTTCTAGCGAGTGGGTTTTGCTTATAGGTGGATGTGATGGTGCAATACGGTTTTGGGACATTAGACGTGCCGGATGTTTTCTTGTTTTGGACCAATCTCAATCTCAGCTTGGGAGGCGTCCACCCATCCTGGAACTATTTTTAGCAATGTTT GGTTCAACAGTTAAGTCCTCGTCCCCAAGTCAAAGCACTTCTGCAAAAGCTCGGGCACCACAAAGGAAACCTACGAATGGGAGTGGTGCAAAGCACTCACCTATTGGTAAAGGTCCAATAAAGGGATCTATGAAGCAAATATTACATCCAGGGATGCTGTCTAGTCAAGATCGTGCCACTACTCATTACGGTGCTGTTACTGGATTAAAAGTCACTGAAGATGGCATGTACCTCTTAAGTGCAG GTTCCGATTCAAGACTGAGGTTGTGGGATATAGAATCTTGCTGCAACACTTTGGTGAACTTTGAAACTGTGCGTATGCAAACCAGCAAGCCCATACAGTTAGCTACAAGTCAGAATTCGGAGCTTGTTTTTGTTCCATGCATGACAGCTGTGAAG GCATTCGATATGTGGTCGGGTAAAACATCCCTGAAATTTCGTGGTCACTATGAACATGTAAACTGTTGCTCGTTTAGTTCACAGGATCAG GAATTGTACACTGGTGGCAATGATAGACAAATTCTAGTTTGGTTGCCGCCAAGAATGGTTTCCAATGAG GATAAAGGACCCTTCAAGGACGAGGATAATTGGAGCGACTAG